TATATTTTAAATGGAGAAAAAATTTCAATAAATTTTTTCTGTGAAAAAAAAACATCTTATTTAAAACCACAAAATATTACACTTAATATTATTTTTGAAGACAATGATATACTTGTTATAAATAAACCAGACAATCTAATTGTACATCCTGGAGTTAATAATTCAGAAAATACAATTTTAAATGCATTATTATATCATTATCCAAAATCAATTAATATACCAAGAGCAGGAATAGTACATCGTTTAGATAAAAATACAACAGGTTTAATGATAATAGCAAAAAACATTCCATCTTATAGATATTTGATTAATTCTTTACAATTAAAACAAATTACACGCGAATACGAAGCTATAGTATCAGGAAAAATTATTACTGGTGGTTCAATTAATAAACCAATCTCACGTCATCCAATAAAAAGAACACAAATGTCTGTTAATAAAAATGGCAAACAAGCTATTACACATTATCGTATAATAGAACATTTCAGAATACATACTAGATTACTTGTACGATTAGAAACAGGAAGAACACACCAAATTCTTGTTCATATGGCTCATATTAATCATCCATTATTAGGAAAATCATTATATAATAATAAACAATATTTAAATAAAAAAAACAATAAATATCTAAAAGAAATAAATAATTTTAATAGACAAGCATTACATGCAATAAGATTGCATTTTAATCATCCTACTTCAAAAAAAAGAATAAAATTATATGCATCTTTACCAGATGATATGATAAAACTTATAAAAAATTTAAAATATGATATGTATTTAAATAAAAACAATATTTAAAAAAAATATAAAATAACAAAATATTAATTTTATAAAAATAATAATTTAAATTTTAAAAAAAATGAAAAAAAATGAATGAACAAAATTCTAAAAATAAACAAAATATAAATAAATTTACAATTAATTTAACTGAACAAGCAGAACATGGTAAATTAGATCCTGTAATTGGTCGTGATGAAGAAATTCGTAGAGCAATGCAAATTTTACAAAGAAGAACCAAAAATAATCCAGTATTAATTGGAAAACCAGGAGTTGGAAAAACAGCTATAGTAGAAGGATTAGCACAACGAATTGTAAATAATGAAGTTCCTGAAGGTTTAAAAAACAAAAACATACTATCATTAGATATTGGAGAATTGATTGCAGGTACAAAATATAGAGGTGAATTTGAAGAGCGTTTTAAAAATATTTTAAATGATCTTATAAATCAATCTAATAATATTATATTATTTATCGATGAACTTCATACTATTATAGGTGCAGGAAAAACAGACGGTCCAATGGATGCAAGTAATATGTTAAAACCAGCATTAGCACGAGGAGAACTGCATTGTATAGGAGCAACAACATTAGACGAATATAGACAACATATAGAAAAAAATGCAGCATTAGAACGACGTTTTCAAAAAATATATATCACAGAACCATCCATAAAAGATACAATTGCTATATTACGTGGTATTAAAAGACGTTACGAACTACATCATAATGTACAAATAACAGATCCAGCAATAATTGCAGCAACAAATCTTTCAAATAGATATATAACAGATCGAATGCTACCAGATAAAGCAATTGATTTAATAGATGAAGCTTGTTCAAATCTAAGAATAGAAATGGATTCAAAACCTAAATCTTTAGACAAATTAGAACGTAAAATTATTCAATTAAAATTAGAAGAACAAACATTAAAAAAAGAATTTGATAATTCAAGTAAAAAAAGATTAAAAAAACTAAAAATAGAATTATCAAAAATAGAAGAAGAATATTTTTTATTAGAAAAACAATGAAAAAACGAAAAAACATTATTAATAAAAATTCAACATATTAAAACTGAATTAGAAAACACGCGTATTAATATTGAAAAACTACGTCGTATTGGAAATCTAGAAAAAATGTCTGAATTACAATATGGAATTATTCCAATTTTAGAAAAACAACTTAAATTAACAAATGAAACTAAAAAAAATATAAAACTTTTACGTAACAAAATTACTGAAATTGAAATTGCTGAAATTCTTACATATTCCACAGGAATTCCGATTTCAATAATGTTAGAAAACGAAATAAAAAAATTAAAAAAAATAGAACAAGAATTGCATCTACGTGTAGTTGGACAAAATGAAGCTATTATCACTGTTTCAAATGCAATACGCCGTAATCGAGCTGGTTTATCTGATCCTAATCGACCAATAGGATCTTTTATGTTTTTAGGACCAACAGGTGTTGGAAAAACAGAACTATGTAAAGCACTAGCAAATTTCATGTTTGATAATGATAATGCCATAACACGAATAGATATGTCTGAATTTATGGAAAAACATGTTGTATCTCGTTTAATTGGTGCACCTCCTGGATATATAGGTTATGAAGATGGTGGATATTTAACTGAATCTATAAGACGTCGCCCATATTCAGTTATTTTATTAGATGAAATAGAAAAAGCTCATATTGACGTTTTTAATATTTTACTTCAAGTTTTAGATGATGGAAGATTAACTGATGGGCAAGGTAGAACTGTTGATTTTAAAAATACAATAATAATTATGACTTCTAATTTAAGTTCTGATTTAATTAGAAAAAATTTTAATACACTTAATTATTTAAAAATGAAAAATATTATAATGGATACATTATCTAATACTTTCAAACCTGAATTTATTAATCGTATTGATGAAATTGTTATATTTAATCAATTAGATAAAAATAATATATTTGATATTACAAATATTCAACTAAAACTTTTATCTAAAAAATTAGAAAAACATGGATATAAAATGATTACAACAGAAAAAGCATTAAAACAAATAACAAAAGATGGTTTTGATCAAATTTTTGGAGCAAGACCATTAAAACGTTTTATCCAACAAAAAATTGAAAATTTATTAGCACAAAAAATTTTATTTAATGAAAATAACAGTAATAAAAACATTATTTTAGATTTTAAGAAAAATGAATTTATTATTCAATAATAATATTTTTTTAAAAATATTATTATTTAATTTAAAACTAATAAAATCTTGACTTAATATTATAATAAAATTATAATAAATAATTAATTAATTATAAATTATTATAAAATAGGCTTGTAGCTCAATTGGTTAGAGCACACCCCTGATAAGGGTGAGGTCGGTGGTTCAAATCCACTCAAGCCTATAATATTAATCTTGTTTTTTACAATCAAAAAAATATAAAATATCATCAATACTGTTTTTTATTTCACCAAATAACAATTGTACATTTTCTTTAAAAAATAACGAATTTTGAACATAAGAACAACAAATATTTGTTGGGTTTTGCAAAACAATTACATTATTAGCTTTCCACACCTCTAATACTTTCATACCAAAAATTGAACTTTTTGAATTTTCTAACGCATCTGGGTTAACAATATCATTTGATTCAAATATTAAAACAGTATCTATATTTTGAAAATTAAAATTATTTTCATTCAATTTAAATATATTTTTACAAGAAATATTTGTTTCAGCAAATAAAACATCCATGTAACCTAATAAATTTTCAGTAATTGGATGAATACAAAAATTAACTTTTATTCCAAATTCTTGTAATTTTTTAGTTATATAAAAAATATGATATTGAATCTTTGATGCAACTAAATTACAACATGGAATCATAACTACTAATGTTGAATTTTTTAATATTTCTGATATCTCAAAAGGTGTTATTTCTTGATATTTATTATTTTTTTTATCCGATTCTAATAAAAAATTATCAGAATTAAAATCATTTGAAAAAATTTTAATAAAAGAACGATTCATTAATTTACATGTAATATGATACAAAATTGCACCTGAAATACCAACTAAAGAACCAGTTATAATTAATAAATTATTAAATAATATAAAACCACACAACGCAACAGACCATCCTGAACAAGAATTAATAAAATAAATTACAATTGGTATATCTAACTTATTAATTAAAAAAACAAAATGATACCCTATAATTATTAAAAAAACTAAAGTTAATAATAATACAAACACTTGTAACCAAAAAATTTTTGTTTCAACAAAAACAATTAAAAAAAATAAAAAAATAAAAATAAAAAATAAATTTAATTTATAATTATTATATTTTATTTTATATTTAAAATTAATTTTATTAGATAATTTTAAATATAAAATAATTGAAGATATAAAAGTAAAAAAATTAATTAAAAAACCAAAAAAAAATTCAATTAAATTGATATGTTCAATAATTTTATTATTAATAGCTATTTTAATAAAACTATTAATAGTAACTAATGTAGTAGATAATCCAATAAAACTATGCAAAAAAACAATTTTTTCATGAAGTTGAATTATTTTTGTTTTTTTTGATAAAAAAATACTGATAATAAAACCAATAATTATAGTTACTAATATAAATTTAAAATTATTTGAAAAAAAAATACTTAAAAATAATGAAATTAAAATTCCAATGATACCAAAATATTTTTTTTTTATAAAATTATTATAATTAGACAAACTAGCAATGCTAAAAATAAATAAAACAAAAACAACAATATAAGATACTTTAATAATTCCACTGGAGAACATAATTAACCTTTATTTTTTAAAAACATCTTTAATATACGTTGTATTAATGAAAAACTATAAAAAATATTAATACTCGAAAATAATATTGCAATAAATGATAAAATATTAATAAAAATACCTCTTCCAAATTGTGTAATAGCTCCAATAATTACTATTCCAGAAATCATATTTGTTAATAGTATCAATTGAGTATATAAAGTACTCATAACATTTAAAACAATATAATAACTAATAATACAAGATAAAATTAATATAGTAAGATTAGATACAAATTCATTTGATATATATTCAGCCAACAAAACAAATAAAACAGTTATAAAAACAATTAAAGCATATTTGATTTTAAAAATATTTTTATTTTTTTTATTTTTTTTTATATTATTTTCTTTTGAATTTAATTGAATAAAATTTTGTGTTTTAATATTTTTACAAGGTAAAACAAATTCACCATCTTTTATTAAAGTTATATCTTTTATAATCGTATTATCAAAATCAAAAATTATTTCATTAGATTTTTTTTTACATAATATTTTTATTAAATTTATCATATTATTACTATATAATTTTGAAGATTGAGTTGAAAAACGTTTTGGAAAATCAGTGTAACCAATAATTTTTATATTATTATCAGTTATAATTAATTTATCAGATTGTGTTAATTCACAGTTACCACCAAATTCCGCAACTAAATCTACTATCACACTACCTGGTTTCATCAATGCAATATTTTTTTTTGTAATTAATTGTGGAGCTTGTTTTTCTTTATTTATAGCACTCGTTATTACAACATCTATATTTTTAATTTGATTTTCAATCAATTTTGTTTCTAATGTTAAAATTTTTTTTAAAACATCTTCTTTGTTATTATATACATAATCACTTTTTTTATAAAAATCTAATGAAAGAAATTCAGCACCAATATTTTTAACATCTTCTTTTACTTCATTTTTAATATCAAATGCACGAACAGAACCTCCTAAGCTAATAGCTGTTCTTATAGCTGAAAAACCTACAACACCAACTCCTATTACCATAACTTTAACCGGAAAAACTTTATTAATTGAAATGTTTTGACCAGAAAAAAAACATTTAAATTCATAAGCTGCTTCTATTACTGCTCTATATCCAGCAACAGTTGACATAGAACTTAACACATCATATAATTGAGTTTGAGCCGTATGTGGAATAATATCAATTGCAATTACATTTATATTACATTTTTTTAATATATTAATTATCTCAAAATTTTTATCAGGATAAATAAGACTAATCAAAACAGCATTTTTTTTAAATAACAATATTTCATCTTCTTGAGGTATATTAATCTTTAAAATAATATCAGATGAAAATACAACATCTCTACTTACTATATTAGCTTTTACTTTTTCATATTCTAAATCACCAAAACCTGCTAAATATCCTGCATTATGTTCAACATATACAGAAAAACCTAATTTTAATAATTGTTTTACTGTATAAGGAACAACAGCAACACGAGTTTCATTAGCAATTTGTTCTTTTGGTATGCCAATAATCATAATTGTTATCTCATAAAAATAAATTTATTATACTATACAAGTATTTAATTAAAATGGCAAATACCAAAAAAAATTTTATATAAAATTAATATATTAAAAATTAACAAATATTAATTTTTAATATATTTTTTTAAAAATATAAAAATAAAATAATTGATTGTAATATTAATTATAATTATAATTTTAATACAAAAATTTTTATATTATATTTTAAAATAGGATTAATTTTGAAAAATACATTAGGAATTACAGCTTTAACTGCATTAGTATTTAGTTCAATGGTTGGGGCAGGAATTTTTAGTTTACCTCAAAACATGGCAGCGGCAGCTGGTCCCATGGCATTAATTATATGTTGGACTATTACTGGAATAGGAATTTTATTTTTAGCTTATTCTTTATTAATATTATCAAGAATTAGACCAAATTTAGATGGTGGTATTTTTACATGTGCAAAAGAAGGATTTGGTGAACTTATTGGTTTTTGTTCAGCTTGGGGTTATTGGTTATGTGCTATTTTAGCTAATGTTTCTTACTTAGTTATAATATTTTCTACTATAAGTTTTTTTACAGATACAAAATATAATGTTATTTTTGGTGACGGAAATACTTTTCAATCTTTGATTGGTGAATCTATATTATTATGGTTCATTCATTATCTTGTAATGAAAGGTATAAAAACTGCTGATGTCGTTAATAAAATAACAACTATAGCAAAATTAATTCCATTAGGATTATTTATAATACTATCCATTATTTATTTTAAATCAAATATTTTTAATGCAGATTTTAACGGAATAAAATTAGGAATACCTATATGGGAACAAGTAAAACGCGCAATGTTAATTACATTATGGGTATTTATTGGTATAGAAGGAGCAGTAGTTGTTTCAGGAAAAGCTAAAAATCGTAAAGATATAGGCTTAGCAACAATATTTGCAGTTATTTTTGCATTAATAATCTACATATTAATTACATTATTATCATTGGGGGTTTTACCACGTGAAATATTATCTAAAGCAAAAAATCCTTCAATGACAGCATTAATGGTAGAATTAATAGGACCAACAGGAACTTTTGTAATTGCCTTAGGATTAATAATTTCAATTTGTGGTGCTTATTTAAGTTGGATAATTATGTCATCAGAAGTTCCATATATAGCATCTAAACATAAATTATTTCCAAAAATTTTTAATAAATTAAATTTAAACAATACTCCATTTGCTTCTTTATTATTAACTAATATTACAATACAAATTTCAATTATACTCATTTGGCTTAGTGGTAGTAATTATAATACATTACTAACAATTTCATCAGAAATGATATTAATCCCATATTTTTTAGTTGGAGCTTTTTTAATACAAACAGCAATTAAAAATCATAATAAAAAAATGTTATTAATTGGTTTTTTTTCTAGTATATATGGATTATGGTTAATATATGCATCTGGTGTAATAAATTTACTTTTTTCTGTAATATTATATGCTCCAGGAATAATAATTTTTTTATATACGCGATCACAATATCCAATAAAATCAACACTAAATATTTTTGAAAAAATTGGTATATTTTTAATAATTACCAGTGCAATACCAACTATTATTTATTTATTAAAATAATTTAATATTTTTTAAGAAAACCTAAATTCATTTAAAATATTTAAATTTGTTTTTTCTATAATTTCTTTTATTTTTTTTTCTGATACCTTATATGGAGTACCTATATGCTGTGCAAATATATTAATTCTTAATTCTTCAATCATCCAACGTATATGTTCAATATCAAACAATATTTTTTTTGATACAACGTTTTTATTAACTAATTCTTGCCATAAATTTTGTATATATAATATTTTATTCATTTTTATCAAATCATTATTCGAATTAATTAATATTTTTTCTAATCTTATTTTAATTCCATATAAATAACGTAAAATATCATGTAATTTAATTCAACCGTATAAACTAATAAACTCATTAAAAATTAAATTTGATAATTGTTTTTTTAAATCTGCTAATGATAAACTCATAGAAAAATTACTACATTTTTTTATTTGTTTATTAATTAAAAATAAAACATCAAAAATTTCTTTTACTAAATTAATTATCTCTATAACTACATTATCTAATTCTAGATTAATATATTTTCTTATTTTTTCAAAATCTTCTTTATTCCAAATTAAATATCCAAATTTTTTTATTAAATAATCAATTGAACATAAAATACAATCATCAATTAATTCTGAAATACTATTATAACAATTAAAACATAGTATCATCTTATATTTTTTTAACAAATTTCTATTTAAAAGTTTAATTATAGTGTTATTATTTAATAATATTAATCTTCGTATACCTTTTAACATTGATTTTTCTTGTTCATATTTTGTTTCAAATAAACGAATGCTTACACTATTTTTTTTATCAAATAATGCAGGATATAATTTTATTAAATATTTTCCATATTTAAATTCATAATACTGTGGTATTTCTTTAAAATTCCATTCATAAAAATCAGTTTTTATAAAATTATTTTTAACAATTTCAGACAATATTTCTTTTATATTTTCTCTTAAAGACTCTTTTAATAAATTAAGATTTTTTCCTTTTAAAATAACTTGATTATTATGATCAACAATACAGAATGTCATTTTTAAATGCATTGGAAGTTTATCAAGTTTCCAGTATTCTTTTTTTATCATTACACCTGACATTTTGTAGAATTCATATTCTAATCTATCAAAAATATTTTCTTCTAATGAAAAAGTTTTTTTAAGAAAATCAGATACATATTTTGATATTGGAATAAATTTACAACGAACAAATTTAGGTAATGTTTTTATTAAAGATACAATAAGTTCATATCTAAATCCAGGAACTAACCATTCAAATCCCATATTTTTAATTTGATTTAAAATCATTAATGGGATAAATACAGTTATTCCATCAAAATAAGAACCTGGGTTAAAACTATAAGAAAGAACAAAATTAAATTTATCTTGTTTTCAATAACTTGGATAATTAATTTCAGATATTTCATTTATATTGTCTTTTAAAAACATTTTTTTCTCAAAATGCAATAAATTTGGCTGTTTTTTTGATATTAATTCCCACCAGTAATTAAATTCTTTTAATGAAAAAATATCTTTAGGAATACGTTGATCAAAAAAAGAAAATATAGTTTTT
This Candidatus Providencia siddallii DNA region includes the following protein-coding sequences:
- a CDS encoding basic amino acid/polyamine antiporter — its product is MKNTLGITALTALVFSSMVGAGIFSLPQNMAAAAGPMALIICWTITGIGILFLAYSLLILSRIRPNLDGGIFTCAKEGFGELIGFCSAWGYWLCAILANVSYLVIIFSTISFFTDTKYNVIFGDGNTFQSLIGESILLWFIHYLVMKGIKTADVVNKITTIAKLIPLGLFIILSIIYFKSNIFNADFNGIKLGIPIWEQVKRAMLITLWVFIGIEGAVVVSGKAKNRKDIGLATIFAVIFALIIYILITLLSLGVLPREILSKAKNPSMTALMVELIGPTGTFVIALGLIISICGAYLSWIIMSSEVPYIASKHKLFPKIFNKLNLNNTPFASLLLTNITIQISIILIWLSGSNYNTLLTISSEMILIPYFLVGAFLIQTAIKNHNKKMLLIGFFSSIYGLWLIYASGVINLLFSVILYAPGIIIFLYTRSQYPIKSTLNIFEKIGIFLIITSAIPTIIYLLK
- a CDS encoding Re/Si-specific NAD(P)(+) transhydrogenase subunit alpha, producing the protein MIIGIPKEQIANETRVAVVPYTVKQLLKLGFSVYVEHNAGYLAGFGDLEYEKVKANIVSRDVVFSSDIILKINIPQEDEILLFKKNAVLISLIYPDKNFEIINILKKCNINVIAIDIIPHTAQTQLYDVLSSMSTVAGYRAVIEAAYEFKCFFSGQNISINKVFPVKVMVIGVGVVGFSAIRTAISLGGSVRAFDIKNEVKEDVKNIGAEFLSLDFYKKSDYVYNNKEDVLKKILTLETKLIENQIKNIDVVITSAINKEKQAPQLITKKNIALMKPGSVIVDLVAEFGGNCELTQSDKLIITDNNIKIIGYTDFPKRFSTQSSKLYSNNMINLIKILCKKKSNEIIFDFDNTIIKDITLIKDGEFVLPCKNIKTQNFIQLNSKENNIKKNKKNKNIFKIKYALIVFITVLFVLLAEYISNEFVSNLTILILSCIISYYIVLNVMSTLYTQLILLTNMISGIVIIGAITQFGRGIFINILSFIAILFSSINIFYSFSLIQRILKMFLKNKG
- a CDS encoding NAD(P)(+) transhydrogenase (Re/Si-specific) subunit beta — encoded protein: MFSSGIIKVSYIVVFVLFIFSIASLSNYNNFIKKKYFGIIGILISLFLSIFFSNNFKFILVTIIIGFIISIFLSKKTKIIQLHEKIVFLHSFIGLSTTLVTINSFIKIAINNKIIEHINLIEFFFGFLINFFTFISSIILYLKLSNKINFKYKIKYNNYKLNLFFIFIFLFFLIVFVETKIFWLQVFVLLLTLVFLIIIGYHFVFLINKLDIPIVIYFINSCSGWSVALCGFILFNNLLIITGSLVGISGAILYHITCKLMNRSFIKIFSNDFNSDNFLLESDKKNNKYQEITPFEISEILKNSTLVVMIPCCNLVASKIQYHIFYITKKLQEFGIKVNFCIHPITENLLGYMDVLFAETNISCKNIFKLNENNFNFQNIDTVLIFESNDIVNPDALENSKSSIFGMKVLEVWKANNVIVLQNPTNICCSYVQNSLFFKENVQLLFGEIKNSIDDILYFFDCKKQD
- the rluD gene encoding 23S rRNA pseudouridine(1911/1915/1917) synthase RluD, which produces MQKTEFNTIINNLQVKTRLDHTLVKLLPSFSRTKIKKLILLNKVKINDKIINKPKKYILNGEKISINFFCEKKTSYLKPQNITLNIIFEDNDILVINKPDNLIVHPGVNNSENTILNALLYHYPKSINIPRAGIVHRLDKNTTGLMIIAKNIPSYRYLINSLQLKQITREYEAIVSGKIITGGSINKPISRHPIKRTQMSVNKNGKQAITHYRIIEHFRIHTRLLVRLETGRTHQILVHMAHINHPLLGKSLYNNKQYLNKKNNKYLKEINNFNRQALHAIRLHFNHPTSKKRIKLYASLPDDMIKLIKNLKYDMYLNKNNI